GCAAAGAACAATAATGATATTGATTATGCGAAATTTTGTTAAAAAACATAAAGTCAGCGGCTCATGACGACATCACGCCGGGGCTTGTTTGAGTTTGATGACATTTCTTCGCGGCCACACTTCGTCATCCCCGCAACCACACCTCGTCATCCCCGCGGTAGTAGGCGGGGATCATCTGCTGAAACCGTGAATAGCCATTGACTGATTCCCGCCTGCGCGGGAATGACGTATGGGGGTAATCAACACAGTCTCTGCCACTATTCCGCCATCCTCATGCACGGCCACACCTCGTCATCTTCGCAACCGTACCTCGTCATCCCCGCAACCACACCTCGTCATCCCCGCGGTAGTAGGCGGGGATCGTCTGCTGAAACCGTGAATAGCCATTGACTGATTCCCGCCTGCGCGGGAATGACGTATGGGGTGTAAGCAACACAGTCTCTGCCACTATTCCGCCATCCTCATGCACGGCCACACCCCGTCATCCCCGCAACCACACCTCGTCATCCCCGCGGTAGTAGGCGGGGATCATCTACTGAAACCGTGAATAGCCATTGACTGATTCCCGCCTGCGCGGGAATGACGTATGGGGGGTAATCAACACAGTCTCTACGGCAGTATGCGGGGATCGGCTTTTGCTGGCGGTTTGGGGCTGCTTGAGTTGTCCTCCTGTTCCTGGCTGATTTCGGCGAGCAGCGTGAACAGACGGCCGTCTACGTTGAGCGGCAACGCGCAGCCGGGGGCAAAAATAAAACCGCGTTCGCCGCTTTCCTCTTCGATCTGCCTCAGCCGCTGCCGCAGGCGCGCTTTGACGGCCGTGCGTTGCCCGCCGGCGTAATGAAAATCCCGGTTTTGATCGATGCCGGCGATCAGAATCTTATCGGTCATGGCGCGCACGTGCGCGATGCTGGTGCATTGTGACGGTGTAACGGATAGCGGGGCGTTTTCCCAATTGAATGCTTGTACGTCGTAGTCGAGGCAGGGTTCGAACAGCAGATGGCTTTCGCCGTGGATATGCAGAATGTTAAACCAGGTTTTGCCTTTTGTGTGGCTGAGCAACGCCTCATCATAAGGGCGGCAGAATGTCTGGTATTCCGCCGCGGACAGCAGATCGCCGCGCGCATACTGGGTGGCGAGAAAGATACCGTCGATGCCCGCTTGCAGTAGCGCGTCGAGA
This window of the Brenneria goodwinii genome carries:
- a CDS encoding uroporphyrinogen decarboxylase family protein, translated to MTATSRIKALLAGERLARPAISGWLHLPHVDRDPASFIQETIRLTDENRWDFIKVMSNGHYMAEAYGADIVFSRNPAQWSGVFRRYPIASADDLATLPVLEADNPVLTREIEIIRGLVRHYQGGVPLLATLFTPLTWIQEMTRSTQPGPTLAFIRNHPSALRHGLDALLQTNLNFLDALLQAGIDGIFLATQYARGDLLSAAEYQTFCRPYDEALLSHTKGKTWFNILHIHGESHLLFEPCLDYDVQAFNWENAPLSVTPSQCTSIAHVRAMTDKILIAGIDQNRDFHYAGGQRTAVKARLRQRLRQIEEESGERGFIFAPGCALPLNVDGRLFTLLAEISQEQEDNSSSPKPPAKADPRILP